From Limisphaera ngatamarikiensis, the proteins below share one genomic window:
- a CDS encoding RHS repeat domain-containing protein, which yields MPLDRSDRLQGEVRSAVVVQTPELLVHDLDGNLVRDGRWVYSWDAENRLVRVMSWGSVDLRRVDWTYDALGRRVRQVRYVWTNSTWQVVEDLKLMSDPELFGRHVVELNATNHALVRSYVWGSDVSESLDEAGGVGGLLWVRLSGGATAGVHFVTYDGNGNVWTLVSASTGTETARYEYGPFGEPLRLTGTVAASNPFRFSTKRTEDGTGLVLYEYRAYSPSIGRWLSRDPLGEPGFALIFESSKTGGEVGMLGAPILNGSLRTIQRNKSAMLDKRQEAGSFHPRPTRAGLAHYDFVNQDPINHVDFLGLEAAKRNKDDKPKKDDQACKSCCANRPNPVKDLFRTAADTLAAAIANADDWPPEAAKSAAQMIRIFILLSQAKEGCDKMKEAAELCSAFARKPEQDSCELCCRQIKCSFPHIVGGIGHFSCYSICAAF from the coding sequence GCCTCTGGACCGATCGGACCGGCTGCAGGGGGAGGTGCGGTCGGCGGTGGTGGTGCAGACGCCGGAGCTGCTCGTCCACGACCTGGACGGGAATCTTGTCCGGGATGGTCGGTGGGTGTACAGTTGGGATGCTGAGAACCGGCTGGTGCGCGTGATGAGCTGGGGCAGTGTGGATCTGCGTCGGGTGGACTGGACGTACGATGCGTTGGGGCGTCGGGTACGGCAGGTGCGCTACGTCTGGACCAACAGCACGTGGCAGGTGGTGGAGGATCTGAAGCTGATGAGTGATCCGGAGCTGTTTGGGCGGCACGTTGTGGAGTTGAACGCGACGAACCACGCCTTGGTGCGGTCGTACGTGTGGGGATCGGATGTTTCGGAAAGCCTGGACGAAGCCGGTGGAGTGGGCGGGTTGTTGTGGGTGCGGTTGAGTGGTGGGGCTACTGCGGGCGTGCACTTTGTGACGTACGACGGCAACGGGAACGTGTGGACCCTGGTGTCCGCGAGCACCGGTACCGAGACTGCGCGGTACGAGTATGGACCGTTTGGGGAGCCGTTACGGTTGACGGGTACTGTGGCCGCTTCAAATCCGTTCCGGTTCAGCACGAAGCGGACGGAGGACGGCACGGGCCTGGTGCTGTACGAATACCGGGCCTATTCACCCAGCATAGGGCGGTGGTTGAGCAGGGATCCGCTCGGGGAACCGGGGTTTGCCCTCATCTTTGAGAGTTCGAAGACGGGTGGAGAAGTAGGGATGCTGGGTGCTCCAATCCTTAACGGCTCACTCCGCACAATCCAGCGGAACAAAAGCGCCATGCTTGACAAGCGCCAAGAAGCCGGAAGCTTCCATCCGCGGCCAACCCGGGCGGGCCTTGCCCACTACGATTTCGTGAACCAAGACCCGATTAATCACGTGGACTTTTTGGGACTCGAGGCTGCTAAACGCAATAAAGATGATAAACCCAAGAAGGACGATCAGGCATGCAAGTCATGCTGCGCCAACCGACCGAACCCGGTGAAGGATTTGTTCAGAACGGCAGCTGATACTTTAGCGGCGGCAATCGCAAACGCGGATGACTGGCCCCCTGAAGCAGCTAAGTCCGCTGCTCAAATGATTCGGATCTTTATCCTGCTATCCCAGGCGAAAGAGGGTTGCGATAAGATGAAAGAGGCGGCTGAGTTATGCTCAGCATTCGCTCGTAAACCCGAGCAAGACAGTTGTGAGCTGTGTTGCCGGCAGATCAAATGTAGTTTTCCACACATTGTTGGGGGTATTGGACACTTCTCGTGTTATTCCATATGCGCAGCATTCTGA